One genomic window of bacterium includes the following:
- a CDS encoding PQQ-binding-like beta-propeller repeat protein, with translation MTIILTLFLLQQTYALGTWPKYGATLENTHLQYMKGAMFSEPDVKWSYKTGDIVESYGATVADADKDDTMEVVIGSWDNKIYCFNGTTGIIKWSYLSWGDVRTSSAIFDIDKDDTLEVVIGSDKVYCLNGGTGVVKWSYIIGSMVTSSPTIADIDKDDTMEVAIGSWDHKVYCLNGITGGIKWSYLTRGDISSSAPAIADIDKDSNMEVVIGSEDSTVYCLNGMTGVVKWSYTTESIVTSSPTIADVDKDDTLEAIIEGGKTYCLNGVTGVVKWSYPIGALFSTSPAPAIADVNNDDTMEVVIGGWDDKVYCLNGITGEVRWSYTTGYGVHRGISIADIDMDDKFEVFVPNLGNLSGAFLYCLNGESGLLLWKKQFLQDVHDITIADIDNDGCVELVVSTLPGAIWALDDISNSNNCGCMGTEEKSKELKVESFEFKVIKEKIYLSVPNTIEADIKLYDLCGRMKEVIYLGALGKGNYTFTPNIHKNGIYFVRLTTGNYKLTKKLILMK, from the coding sequence ATGACAATTATATTAACATTATTTCTTCTCCAACAAACCTACGCCCTCGGCACTTGGCCAAAATACGGCGCAACACTTGAAAATACGCATCTGCAATATATGAAGGGTGCGATGTTTAGTGAGCCGGATGTAAAATGGTCATATAAAACAGGGGATATAGTAGAATCTTATGGCGCTACGGTAGCAGATGCTGATAAAGATGATACAATGGAAGTAGTGATTGGAAGCTGGGATAATAAAATTTATTGTTTTAATGGAACAACAGGGATAATAAAATGGAGTTATTTATCCTGGGGAGATGTAAGAACTTCTTCTGCAATTTTTGATATAGACAAAGACGATACGCTTGAAGTTGTGATTGGAAGTGATAAAGTTTATTGTCTGAATGGGGGAACAGGGGTAGTAAAATGGAGCTATATAATAGGAAGTATGGTAACATCTTCCCCTACAATTGCAGATATTGATAAAGATGATACAATGGAAGTAGCGATTGGAAGCTGGGATCATAAAGTTTATTGTTTAAATGGGATAACGGGAGGAATAAAATGGAGTTATTTGACAAGAGGTGATATAAGCTCTTCTGCGCCAGCGATAGCAGATATCGATAAGGATAGTAATATGGAAGTAGTAATCGGAAGTGAGGACAGCACGGTTTACTGTCTAAATGGAATGACAGGGGTAGTAAAATGGAGTTATACAACGGAAAGTATTGTAACATCTTCCCCTACAATTGCAGATGTTGATAAAGATGATACTCTTGAAGCAATAATTGAAGGCGGTAAAACATATTGTCTTAATGGAGTAACAGGGGTAGTAAAATGGAGCTACCCAATAGGAGCTTTATTCAGCACCTCTCCAGCTCCAGCAATAGCAGATGTGAACAATGATGATACGATGGAAGTGGTAATCGGAGGTTGGGATGATAAAGTTTATTGTTTGAATGGGATTACTGGCGAAGTAAGATGGAGTTATACGACTGGATATGGGGTTCATAGAGGTATATCTATTGCTGATATTGATATGGATGATAAGTTTGAAGTTTTTGTCCCTAATTTGGGTAATCTCTCTGGCGCTTTTTTGTATTGTCTTAATGGAGAAAGTGGTTTACTTCTGTGGAAAAAACAATTCCTTCAGGATGTTCACGATATAACCATTGCGGATATAGATAATGATGGATGCGTGGAATTAGTAGTAAGCACTCTACCTGGCGCTATCTGGGCACTTGACGATATCAGTAATTCCAATAACTGCGGATGTATGGGGACAGAAGAGAAAAGTAAAGAGTTAAAAGTTGAAAGCTTCGAGTTCAAAGTTATAAAAGAAAAGATTTATCTCTCTGTCCCGAATACAATAGAAGCAGATATAAAATTATATGATTTATGCGGAAGGATGAAAGAGGTTATTTATTTGGGTGCATTAGGGAAAGGAAATTATACGTTTACACCGAACATTCATAAGAACGGGATATATTTTGTGAGACTAACAACCGGGAATTACAAACTAACGAAGAAATTGATTTTAATGAAATAA
- a CDS encoding two-component regulator propeller domain-containing protein, whose product MIKLQVIIFAAFVTVTANAQYPGWTNYTNGQYVTAVADSGNELWVGTTGGLIKMNKTTAVMTFYNHANSGLPYNDVSALVIQGSNIWIGTFGGGIAKFDGTTWTVFNTSNSGLPHDGTRTLAIEDSNIWIGTSGGLAKFDGTNWTVFNSSNSDLPYDIVYALVIEGSSIWVGTYGGLAKYDGTTWTVFNSSNSGLQDNHICALAIEDSNIWIGTYEGLTKFDGTNWTMFNSANSGLPYNWVQALGIEGSNIWIGTYGGFAKFDGTTWTGFNSSNSGLPCDYVRALAIEESNIWVGTYNSGLAKFDGTNWTVFSTSNSGLPYNYVNALGIEGSNIWIGTEYGGLAKFYGTNWTVYDTSNSGLPFNNVRAIAIKGSNIWIGAWGYGLAKFDGTNWTVYDTSNSGLPSNYVNTLVIEGSNIWIGTDGLVKFDGTNWTIYDTLNSGLPSNYVRAIAIEGNNIWIGTGYGGIAKFDGTNWTVFNASNSGLPHNCVYTLAIEESNVWIGTWCGIAKFDGTAWTVFNTLNSDLPYNGVNALTIEGNNIWIGTLNNNGGLAKFDGTNWTVFNNSNSGLPDNYINALAIEGGNIWIGTNGGGLAVYDMIGIEENSNIKTPSTTLRASQNPFRKTTIIHYSLPEYTNIQLTICNLSGRRVETLVNEQKPAGSYNVTFSAKGLASGVYFVKLSAGTFKETKKLILMK is encoded by the coding sequence ATGATAAAACTACAAGTAATAATATTTGCTGCCTTTGTTACAGTAACTGCAAATGCTCAATACCCGGGCTGGACCAATTATACCAACGGACAATATGTCACGGCTGTTGCTGATAGCGGCAATGAATTATGGGTTGGCACTACAGGTGGACTCATAAAAATGAACAAAACTACTGCGGTAATGACATTTTATAACCACGCAAATTCCGGGTTGCCTTATAACGATGTCAGTGCTCTTGTAATACAGGGAAGTAATATCTGGATTGGCACTTTTGGTGGTGGTATTGCGAAATTTGACGGGACTACATGGACTGTGTTCAACACTTCAAATTCCGGCTTGCCCCATGATGGTACCCGGACTCTTGCAATAGAAGACAGTAATATCTGGATTGGAACTTCGGGTGGACTTGCAAAGTTTGATGGTACTAATTGGACTGTTTTCAACTCCTCAAATTCCGATTTGCCTTATGACATTGTCTATGCCCTTGTAATAGAAGGGAGTAGTATCTGGGTTGGTACTTATGGTGGTCTTGCGAAGTATGATGGTACTACATGGACTGTTTTTAACTCCTCAAATTCAGGTTTGCAAGATAATCATATCTGTGCTCTTGCAATAGAAGACAGTAATATATGGATTGGAACTTATGAAGGTCTCACAAAGTTTGATGGCACTAACTGGACTATGTTCAACTCCGCAAATTCCGGTTTACCATATAACTGGGTTCAGGCTCTTGGTATAGAAGGGAGTAATATCTGGATTGGAACTTATGGTGGTTTTGCAAAGTTTGACGGAACTACCTGGACGGGGTTCAATTCCTCAAATTCCGGTTTGCCTTGTGACTATGTCCGGGCTCTTGCGATAGAAGAAAGTAATATCTGGGTTGGTACTTATAATAGTGGACTTGCGAAATTTGACGGGACAAATTGGACAGTATTCAGCACCTCAAATTCCGGTTTGCCTTATAACTATGTCAATGCTCTTGGGATAGAAGGGAGTAATATCTGGATTGGTACTGAGTATGGTGGGCTTGCAAAATTTTATGGGACTAACTGGACTGTGTATGACACTTCAAATTCCGGTTTACCTTTTAACAATGTCCGTGCGATTGCAATAAAAGGAAGTAATATATGGATTGGCGCCTGGGGGTATGGACTTGCAAAGTTTGACGGGACTAACTGGACTGTGTATGACACCTCAAATTCCGGGTTGCCTTCTAACTATGTCAATACTCTTGTAATAGAAGGAAGTAATATCTGGATTGGTACTGATGGTCTTGTGAAGTTTGACGGCACAAACTGGACTATATATGACACCTTGAATTCCGGGTTACCTTCTAACTATGTCCGTGCGATTGCAATAGAAGGAAACAATATCTGGATTGGTACTGGTTATGGTGGCATTGCGAAGTTTGACGGCACTAACTGGACTGTGTTCAACGCTTCAAATTCCGGGTTGCCTCACAACTGTGTCTATACTCTTGCAATAGAAGAGAGTAATGTATGGATTGGCACATGGTGCGGTATTGCGAAATTTGATGGCACTGCATGGACTGTGTTCAACACCTTAAATTCCGATTTGCCTTATAACGGGGTCAATGCTCTTACAATAGAAGGGAATAATATATGGATTGGCACTCTGAATAATAATGGTGGTCTTGCAAAGTTTGACGGCACTAACTGGACGGTGTTCAACAACTCTAATTCCGGGTTGCCTGATAACTATATCAATGCTCTTGCGATAGAAGGGGGAAATATATGGATTGGGACTAATGGTGGTGGCCTTGCAGTATATGATATGATAGGGATAGAAGAAAACTCAAATATTAAAACCCCTTCGACTACGCTCAGGGCAAGTCAAAATCCATTCCGCAAAACCACTATTATCCATTATTCTTTACCGGAATACACAAATATACAATTAACGATTTGTAACCTTTCAGGTCGCCGTGTCGAAACACTTGTCAACGAGCAGAAACCCGCCGGTAGTTATAATGTTACCTTCTCCGCCAAAGGTCTTGCATCGGGAGTTTATTTTGTGAAGTTGAGCGCAGGCACATTCAAAGAAACGAAGAAATTAATTTTAATGAAATAA